The Geitlerinema sp. PCC 9228 genome segment TCTGCCAGCTTTTGCAAAATTTTGGCCCGGGGGTCTTTCACCTTGTACACCCGGTGACCAAACCCCATAATTTTCGATTTTTTGGCAATACACTCTTCCACAAACGGACGGACATTCTCCACCGAACCAATCCTTTCCAGCATCGCCAAAACTTCTTCATTGGCCCCGCCATGCAAAGGACCGGCTAGCGTTCCCACCGCTGAAGCAATCACCGCATAGGGGTCGGTCAGTGTGGAAGCCGTTACCCGTGCCGAAAAGGTAGAGGCGTTCATCCCATGTTCGGCATGCAACATCAAACACACATCAAACACCCGCGCCGACAGTTCGTCGGGTTCCTTTTCGGTCAGCATGTACAAAAAATTCGCCGCATAGCTGAGGTCGTCGCGCGGTTGAATGGAATCGTTGCCGTGGCGTAGTAGCTGAAAGGCTGCTACCATGGTGGGAATTTTGGCCAACAATCGTACCACCGCCGCACGGATATAGCTGGGGTCGTCCAAAACCCGCCGGGAATAAAACAATCCCAAAGCCGCTGCCGAAGTTTGCAACGCATCCATGGGATGGCCAGATTCGGGGAAACATTTCATCATATCCCGAATGCGGTATTTAATCCGGCGGTGTTCCCGTACTTCCGCTTCAAACGCTTCCAAATCGTCTGCTTGCGGTAGGTAACCCCAAATCAATAAATAAGCCGTCTCCAAAAAATGGCTTTTCTCGGCGAGTTCTTCAATGGGAATGCCGCGATACTCCAGCAATCCCTCTTTGCCATTGACACTGGAAATGCCAGAATAGGCAGCGGTAATCCCATCGAGTCCTGGTTTATATTCACAAGTTGTGGTCATAGTAGAAATTTCGGTGGAACTAACAGAAACATTGTGCCTTGACCGAGGGGAGAAACGCGATTCTCCACGGAAACCCCAATGACACCGGCTTTTTTTAGTACCAATTTATCTTGTACTTGTCCCCAAATTATCTGTTCGGCCCAGTGTCCCAAGTCTGGTTCGTGTCCGACCAAAGCAATGCTTTGAACGTCTTTCCCTTCTTCCTCCGATAGCCACTGAATCCATGCGCTTATGTTACCACCAGGCGCGAGAGGCGCAAACTCTAACATGGGTTTGCCTAGTTTGGCTTCTTGCAGAATTTCTGCGGTTTGTTTGGCCCGCACTAGGGGACTGGTTAAGATACAATCGAACTGGCAATCGCTTTCGGCTAGGCGTTTGGCTACCTTCTGCGTGCGTTTGATGCCTTTGTCTGTAAGCCATCGTTCGTTTTCGTCGATTCCTGGCTGGCGTTCGACGGCGATCCCGTGACGAATGAAATACACCTGCATGCACTACCTCCCTGAACCTTTTGCCAACGACGCTGTTTTGATTTTTTGAAGATTTTTTGAACTCGAGAGTCCGTCAGCACCCCCGGCTGAAGCACGGGGGGGGTTCATGCCTCCAGCTTTAGGTAGCTGACTAGCCTCAGTCTTAACGAACTGACTACGTTTTTAAGGTGAAGTTTCGATACAATTGCGCCGAAGGACCCTTGGTGTCTGCGGTACTACCGCCAACCATACCACGGATCGATACTAGCAAACCAAAAGCCACGGCAGCGCTCTCGGTTGAGCGTTGGCAGCTGTTTTTTGCAGCCACCTGCGATCGCCCAACCGGCAAAATCTCTTCTTTTTTCCGGCTGAATTTTATAGTACTGACACCGAATTTGCAGTTTCTGCGATCGCTCATTTGTAGACCAATGGAGTCCCACAGACAGCCATGACCAAAAAAGCCGATAAAAAAAACGCCAGCAACCAAACCGAAACTCTAGAAGTTCTCAATTTGCGCGACCCGCAATATTACTTCAACCGCGAACTCAGTTGGTTGGAGTTTAACTATCGCGTCCTGGCGGAATCTCTAGATCCTCGAACGCCTTTGTTAGAAAGGCTCAAGTTCTCTGCTATTTTTAGTTCTAATTTAGACGAATTTTTTATGGTTCGGATTGCCGGTTTAAAAGAACAAGTGGAAGCCGGTGTTTCCAAACTAACCCCTGACGGTCGCACGCCAGAACAGCAACTTTTAGATATTCGCAATCGCCTCTACAGTATGGTGCAGCAACAGCACCAGCATTTCCAACAGGATTTGCGGCCGCAAATGGCAGAGGCGGGAATTCATTTGCTCGATTACATTGACCTCAACCAGGAACAACGTACTTATTTACAACAATATTTTGAAGAGCAAGTTTTTCCCGTTCTAACTCCTCTGGCGGTAGACCCCGGTCACCCTTTTCCTTTTATTTCCAATCTCAGTTTAAATTTGGCGGTGGTTGTTAAAGACCCGGAAACCAATAAGGAGTCTTTTGCTAGGGTCAAAGTTCCCAAAGTTTTACCCCGTTTTGTGCCTTTACCGGAAAATTTATATCAAAACAATAGCCAATGGATGGGGGTTCCTTTAGAACAGGTTATTGCTCACAATTTGGAAGCGTTATTCCCGGGGATGAATATTCAAGAATACCATCCTTTTCGAGTGACCCGCGATGGGGATATTTACCTGCAGGAACAAGAAGCTGACGACCTGCTAGCTGCCATCGAACAGGGATTGCGCAAACGCCGTTTGGGGGGGGATGTGGTGCGTTTGGAATTGCAATCTACCATGCCAGAAGCTATACGCAGTACCCTGATGAAAGAGTTGGGATTGGCAGAAAAGGATGTTTACGAGGTGGAAGGGTTGCTGTCGCTGGTGGATTTGATGGATTTTCTCAAATTGCCTTTGCCAGAGTTGAAAGACCCTCCTTGGTATCCAGCGACACCACCGCGGTTGCTTTCTTCAGGGGAATTGGAAAATGCACCTACCCAGCAGGATGTAACGCAAGGGAAGGATATTTTTGGCGAAATTCGCGATCGCGGCGATGTTTTGGTTCACCACCCCTACAATCCATTTACCACAACGGTACAGCGATTTATTACCCAAGCTGCCGCCGATCCCAACGTTCTAGCAATTAAGATGACTTTGTACCGAACTTCGGGGGATTCTCCCATCGTTCAGGCGTTAATTTCTGCGGCTGAAAATGGCAAACAAGTGGCAGTTTTGGTAGAGTTAAAAGCACGTTTTGATGAAGAAAATAATATCAATTGGGCGCGGCAATTGGAAAAGTCTGGCGTTCACGTGGTCTATGGATTGGTGGGATTGAAAACCCACACCAAAGTGGCTATGGTGGTCCGCCAGGAAAACAAACAAATTCGCCGCTACGTTCATATTGGTACGGGAAATTACAATCCCAAAACTGCTACCCTCTATACTGATTTAGGCTTGTTAAGCTGTCGCGAAGATTTGGGTGCCGATTTAACCGATTTATTTAACTATCTAACTGGCTATTCCCGGCAGCGTTCCTATCGTAAATTGCTGGTAGCGCCAGTCAACATGCGCGATCGCTTTCAAGAGGCGATCGAACGGGAAATCGAACATTGCCGCCAGGGAGGCGTCGGTCGTATTGTGGCCAAAATGAATGCTTTGGTAGATGCCAAAATCATTTCCCGCCTGTACGAAGCTTCCCAAGCTGGCGTTCAAATTGACCTCATTGTCCGCGGAATTTGCTGCCTGCGACCCGGTTTGGAAGGCATTAGCGATAACATCAAAGTTATCAGCATCGTCGGACGTTTGTTGGAACATTCCCGCATTTTCTACTTCCACAACGGCGGCAACGAAGAAGTTTACATTGGTAGTGCTGATTGGATGCCGCGCAATTTAAATCGCCGCGTAGAATGCGTTACCCCCGTGGAAGACCCCAATATCAAAAAACAACTGCAAGAAATCCTGGGAATTATGCTTTCTGACAACCGGCAAGCTTGGGAGTTGCAACCGGATGGCAGCTACATCCAGCGGCGTCCGGAAAGTGACGAGGAAGAACGTTCTTCCCAACGCATTCTTATGGAAATGGCGGGACAAGAATAGCTGGCATTTCTGAAAATATAGGGGCGAATGTTGATGGTTCGCCCCCAAAATCGATGTTCAAACTGCCTTTTTCTCCCCCATACGAAATCCCTACTATCAAGAGGGAATCAGTTGAGGTGATGTTGGTGGTTTCTTTATTTCGGAACTTCCCGGAAAGGAGAGGAAATTAACGAATTGGAAATTAATTGTTTTCCCCTTGTTGGTCTTGTGGGAAAGTACGATTTAACTCTTCCAACAAATCGTCCATTTCTTCCAATGCCTGGTTGACGTCAATGCGTAAAGTTCCCAAATCGGGTCTTTCCAAAAGCTGAACCAGACATTCCCGTTTGCTTTCAATAGTTTGAATGCGATCGCGAATATTTTGTAAATCCATGAATGCGTTTCCTTGACAACAATCTTGACAGCAATCAATTCAACCAGCGAGGCAGAAAATCTTCTCTATTGTATCTCGAAACCTCTCTAGAAATCCTACCAACTACGATACGGGATTGGCTGGTGGTTTTTCCAACGGAACTTCAAATTTGGTCCCCGGTTTCGGTTCGATGACCTTGGTGGTAAAATTTTTCTGTGCCAAAAGCGATCGCACATCAGCAGCCGATCCTTGAGCACGCAATACCGACATTAACGCACCTTGAAAATCAATATCGCCACCGGCAGCCGTTGGCAAAATCACCTGCGGTTGCAACAGTTCCGCCGCTTTCACCGTACTTTCCATTCCCTTAATCACCGGTCCCAAAATCGGAATCGATAAATTCACCACCGGCGTTACCACCACATCCACCGGCGCAAATTCCTTCAGGGACTCATCGTGATAGCCGTGGGGTTCGTAATACAGTTTAACGCCTGTTTGCACCTCCCGCAGCAGATACCCATTTTCTACTAACATAGGACCAATGGGAGAACCGGGAACAGCACGAATTTCCACCGTATTGTTCAACGTATAGCTTTGTCCGTGTTCCAGCGTTTTAATTTGCTTGTACCCCAACTCCCGAACCACCTTGGTCGCATTTTCGGAAGCCACCACCGGAATATTACGATCGAGTTCTTTCAACGTCGGCGGATGCGCGTGGTCTTCCAATCCTTGGGAAAGTAGAATCAAATCGATACCATCGGGAATCGGTCGCGGCTGGCGGCGGGTTCCTTTAAACAACCACGGAAGGTTGCCAAACACCAAAGGACCGACCAACCAAGGGTCCAGCAAAATCCGCTTGCCAGACAGTTCCAACAGCCAAGAGTTGCTATCAAGCCAAGTTAGGTACATACAGAACCTAGAAAAACAGTTGCTTCTTGCTTCTATTTTAAGCAGTTGTTACAAATTTTTACTTGTTACCGGAGGCAACCGGTGGTGGCGAAAAATTGCAAATTTGGGTAAAGATATAAAATATCTACCTATATTAGCAATCTATCCCCACGAAAAAAAACCTATGGTACAAGTCGCCACCAAAACCTCCCCACCGGAACTCGCCACCCTCGCCGTGGACTTGATGCGGCAGTTGGGATGCGAATACGGCGAAATTCGTGTTGCCTCCTACCGCCGCCAGACTCTAGAAGCGAGGGACCGTTCTTTAACCAATCTTGCCGATAGCGTCAGTTCTGGATTTGGGGTTCGCGTTCTGTATCAAGGCGCTTGGGGATTTGCCGCCAGCCACCACCAAACCCCAGAAGCCATTACCCAAACCGTTAATTTAGCGATCGCAATTGCCAAAGGTAGCCGGCTAACGCAACAGGAACCAGTTCGTTTGGTTCCCGTACCAGCTTATCGGGATAGCTACGTAACTCCCATCGCCATCGACCCCTTTAACGTTCCCGTTAGCGACAAAGCACAGCTACTATTACAAATTAACGAAGGATTGCTGAAATATAGCGATCGCGGCGTCAAAAAAGCGCATTCATTTCTGCAATTTACCCGGGAAGAAAAAACCTTTGCCTCCACCGAAGGTTCCCTCATCCAGCAAACCATCACCCGAACCTACCCCGGATTTAGCTGTACCACCATTGCCAACGGCGACGCGCAAACGCGCAGCTACGACCGCCAACCCCTGAATTTGGGATACGAACACGTACAGCCAGAGGATTTGCTGGCCAATGTAGACCGGGTGGCGCAAGAAGCCATTGAAAAAGTACACGCGCCAGAAGGACCAAGCGACCAACGCTGCGATTTAATCCTCAAACCCACCAATTTATTCCTCACCATCCACGAATCCGTCGGACATCCCACAGAACTCGATCGCGTTTACGGCTACGAAGCCAACTTCGCCGGTACCAGCTTTGCCACCACCGACCAATTACATACCTTGCAATATGCTGCACCTTGGGTCAATTTTATCGCCGATCGCACGCAACCAGGCGGTCGCAGTACCGTTGGCTACGACGATGAAGGGGTACCAGCACAACAGTGGTACGTTGTCAAGGATGGTATGTTGGTCGATTATCTCACCGACCGGGAAACCGCCTATCGCCTGGGAAGGGAAAGCAGCAACGGCTGTGCTTATGCGGATAGTTGGTCCAGCGTTCCCATGGTCCGCATTCCCAATTTGGGATTGGAACCGGGTCCGGAAGGGGGTTCCCATACCGCTACCTTAGAACAAGCGATCGCGGATACGGAAGATGGCATCCTCATCGACGGCATTGGCAGTTTTTCCATCGACCAGCAACGGCGCAATTTCCAATTTGGCGGCGATGCGTTTTGGCAGGTAAAAAATGGCAAAGTGGTTGGCATGTTAAAAAATGTTACCTACAGCGCCACCACAACGGAATTTTGGAATCAAGTGGATGCCATTGGACCCGCTTCCGAACGCATGCAGTGCGGTACCAATATGTGTGGCAAAGGCGAACCCATTCAAATTGCGCAAATGACCCACGCTTGCGTACCAGTGCGAGTGCGGGATATTTTTGTGGGGCGATCGCGGTAATATATAGAAGCATGGGAGCGTGGGCGTTTTGAATTTTCTTTAGTTGGAAATTAGAGGCTGCAGGCGTGCGGGAAATCCAGCCGATTCTAACGCGCGTGCAGCTGATTCTCCCGAACTCACTTGATATTGGCTGCCAAAACGGACGAACTGACGTTGGTTGTTGGCGGAAACGACGGCGACTACGGGGATTTTGGCTTGCTCTTTTTCGCCGCGATATTCCTGCAAAATGGTGCGCAGGCGGTGTTGTTCTTGCATATCCCCAGCTTGTAATGGGTTCAGTTCCACCATCAACATCTTAACTTTTTCAATGGGTTCCACATCTTCGATAATTAGCTGAGTGCGATCGTCTCGGCGGTCGATTTTCCCCCAAACCATGAGGGAATCGTCGGTATTGAGGAAAGATTGTACCCGTTCGTAGGTTTTGGGAAAGACCACGCCTTCTGCTTTGCCGGTGAGGTCTTCAATTTGGATAATGGCCATGCGATCGCCTTTTTTGGTGGTAATGGGTTTGATGCTGCTAAGCATGACAATGGCACTAATGGCCGCCTCTTCTGGCTGTTGTTCCAAATCGCTGAGATTGGTTGGTCCTAACAGCCGCGACGATTGCATGGCGGATTTGAGGGGATGGTCGGAAATATAGAATCCTAACAGGTCTTTTTCCA includes the following:
- a CDS encoding TldD/PmbA family protein — protein: MVQVATKTSPPELATLAVDLMRQLGCEYGEIRVASYRRQTLEARDRSLTNLADSVSSGFGVRVLYQGAWGFAASHHQTPEAITQTVNLAIAIAKGSRLTQQEPVRLVPVPAYRDSYVTPIAIDPFNVPVSDKAQLLLQINEGLLKYSDRGVKKAHSFLQFTREEKTFASTEGSLIQQTITRTYPGFSCTTIANGDAQTRSYDRQPLNLGYEHVQPEDLLANVDRVAQEAIEKVHAPEGPSDQRCDLILKPTNLFLTIHESVGHPTELDRVYGYEANFAGTSFATTDQLHTLQYAAPWVNFIADRTQPGGRSTVGYDDEGVPAQQWYVVKDGMLVDYLTDRETAYRLGRESSNGCAYADSWSSVPMVRIPNLGLEPGPEGGSHTATLEQAIADTEDGILIDGIGSFSIDQQRRNFQFGGDAFWQVKNGKVVGMLKNVTYSATTTEFWNQVDAIGPASERMQCGTNMCGKGEPIQIAQMTHACVPVRVRDIFVGRSR
- a CDS encoding MBL fold metallo-hydrolase, whose protein sequence is MYLTWLDSNSWLLELSGKRILLDPWLVGPLVFGNLPWLFKGTRRQPRPIPDGIDLILLSQGLEDHAHPPTLKELDRNIPVVASENATKVVRELGYKQIKTLEHGQSYTLNNTVEIRAVPGSPIGPMLVENGYLLREVQTGVKLYYEPHGYHDESLKEFAPVDVVVTPVVNLSIPILGPVIKGMESTVKAAELLQPQVILPTAAGGDIDFQGALMSVLRAQGSAADVRSLLAQKNFTTKVIEPKPGTKFEVPLEKPPANPVS
- the sixA gene encoding phosphohistidine phosphatase SixA — encoded protein: MQVYFIRHGIAVERQPGIDENERWLTDKGIKRTQKVAKRLAESDCQFDCILTSPLVRAKQTAEILQEAKLGKPMLEFAPLAPGGNISAWIQWLSEEEGKDVQSIALVGHEPDLGHWAEQIIWGQVQDKLVLKKAGVIGVSVENRVSPLGQGTMFLLVPPKFLL
- a CDS encoding citrate synthase: MTTTCEYKPGLDGITAAYSGISSVNGKEGLLEYRGIPIEELAEKSHFLETAYLLIWGYLPQADDLEAFEAEVREHRRIKYRIRDMMKCFPESGHPMDALQTSAAALGLFYSRRVLDDPSYIRAAVVRLLAKIPTMVAAFQLLRHGNDSIQPRDDLSYAANFLYMLTEKEPDELSARVFDVCLMLHAEHGMNASTFSARVTASTLTDPYAVIASAVGTLAGPLHGGANEEVLAMLERIGSVENVRPFVEECIAKKSKIMGFGHRVYKVKDPRAKILQKLAEQVFEKFGADRYYEIALEMEKVVAEKLGQKGIHPNVDFYSGLVYRKLGIPQDLFTPIFAIARTAGWLAHWREQLGENRIYRPTQIYVGKRNQPYLPLEERSL
- the ppk1 gene encoding polyphosphate kinase 1, with the protein product MTKKADKKNASNQTETLEVLNLRDPQYYFNRELSWLEFNYRVLAESLDPRTPLLERLKFSAIFSSNLDEFFMVRIAGLKEQVEAGVSKLTPDGRTPEQQLLDIRNRLYSMVQQQHQHFQQDLRPQMAEAGIHLLDYIDLNQEQRTYLQQYFEEQVFPVLTPLAVDPGHPFPFISNLSLNLAVVVKDPETNKESFARVKVPKVLPRFVPLPENLYQNNSQWMGVPLEQVIAHNLEALFPGMNIQEYHPFRVTRDGDIYLQEQEADDLLAAIEQGLRKRRLGGDVVRLELQSTMPEAIRSTLMKELGLAEKDVYEVEGLLSLVDLMDFLKLPLPELKDPPWYPATPPRLLSSGELENAPTQQDVTQGKDIFGEIRDRGDVLVHHPYNPFTTTVQRFITQAAADPNVLAIKMTLYRTSGDSPIVQALISAAENGKQVAVLVELKARFDEENNINWARQLEKSGVHVVYGLVGLKTHTKVAMVVRQENKQIRRYVHIGTGNYNPKTATLYTDLGLLSCREDLGADLTDLFNYLTGYSRQRSYRKLLVAPVNMRDRFQEAIEREIEHCRQGGVGRIVAKMNALVDAKIISRLYEASQAGVQIDLIVRGICCLRPGLEGISDNIKVISIVGRLLEHSRIFYFHNGGNEEVYIGSADWMPRNLNRRVECVTPVEDPNIKKQLQEILGIMLSDNRQAWELQPDGSYIQRRPESDEEERSSQRILMEMAGQE